The following proteins are co-located in the Camelina sativa cultivar DH55 chromosome 12, Cs, whole genome shotgun sequence genome:
- the LOC104731793 gene encoding BOI-related E3 ubiquitin-protein ligase 1-like yields the protein MALHHPSHSFFLTSNGQEAVDSRKRSREVYSSAVAVAAPMNPPPSKPPEVIDLSELFQTAPNVVSTGLRLSHEQSQNHQDQFLSSFSMLPGELAGEMKRQRYELDSFIQTQGEELRRTLADNRERRYVELLCVTEELVGRKVREKEAELERATRRHAELQARAAHLAEEARNWQLRASTREAEVSALQAHLQQVIASRRDITAKQSTNGGGDDDAEEAAEDAESVYLDPERTEMIGPSCRICRREYATVMALPCRHLVLCNGCDGGAVRVCPICLAVKIAGVEVLFS from the exons ATGGCGCTTCATCATCCTTCACATTCTTTCTTCCTCACTAG TAACGGACAAGAAGCGGTTGATTCGAGAAAGCGATCGAGAGAAGTTTATTCGTcggcggtggcggtggcggcTCCGATGAACCCTCCACCGTCAAAACCGCCGGAAGTTATTGATTTGAGTGAGTTGTTCCAGACAGCGCCTAATGTGGTTTCCACTGGTCTTCGATTATCTCATGAGCAGTCACAGAATCATCAAgatcagtttctttcttctttttctatgcTTCCCGGAGAACTCGCCGGAGAAATGAAACGACAAAGATATGAATTAGACAGTTTCATTCAGACACAG GGTGAGGAGCTGCGACGTACGTTAGCGGATAACAGAGAGAGGCGCTACGTAGAGCTATTGTGCGTGACGGAGGAGTTAGTTGGACGGAAGGTGAGAGAAAAAGAAGCGGAGTTGGAAAGAGCCACGCGCCGTCACGCTGAGCTACAGGCGCGTGCAGCTCATCTCGCGGAAGAGGCGCGAAACTGGCAGTTAAGAGCGTCGACGCGGGAAGCCGAGGTGTCCGCGTTACAGGCTCATCTCCAACAAGTCATAGCGAGCCGCCGTGATATTACGGCGAAACAGAGTACGAACGGAGGCGGCGACGACGACGCGGAGGAAGCCGCCGAAGACGCCGAATCGGTGTACCTGGATCCGGAGCGGACAGAAATGATCGGACCTAGTTGTAGGATTTGCCGGCGGGAATATGCGACGGTGATGGCATTGCCGTGTCGACATTTAGTTCTATGTAACGGTTGCGACGGCGGGGCAGTGCGAGTCTGTCCGATTTGCCTCGCCGTGAAAATAGCCGGTGTCgaggttttattttcttga
- the LOC104731790 gene encoding probable transcription factor KAN3 isoform X1, which yields MELFPSQPDLYLKISRRREEEEEEEEEEEEEKENQEQEQEVERRLLGFRSKASDSDRESSGNLIHALQFTSSKSEPIKTDNNQEHNESLDQDLRSMLMMRPIRGIPLYKNQVLDHYYYSSTSPSPFFFSEVNGQHASRRIITNPNCSYNIHHRNRRQAQPQPPRFTAKRGVRAPRMRWTATLHAHFVHAVQLLGGHERATPKSVLELMDVQDLTLAHVKSHLQMYRTIKSTEKPTTSSGQSDTCENGTQVNSEREARDLQGLWNNSSSEARFHLKAKASSGVDISSNENIWKNIDGKCSSNERLSSDSSSLTGTRPETETPNLDFTLATPNLSAP from the exons ATGGAGCTATTTCCTTCACAACCTGACTTGTACTTGAAAAtcagcagaagaagagaagaagaagaagaagaagaagaagaagaagaagaagaaaaagaaaatcaagaacaagaacaagaagttgaAAGGAGATTATTAGGGTTTCGGAGTAAAGCCTCAGATTCAGACAGAGAGTCTTCTGGCAACCTCATCCACGCCCTCCAGTTCACATCTTCAAAGAGTGAACCCATCAAGACTGATAATAATCAAGAACACAACGAATCTCTCGATCAAGACTTGCgatctatgttgatgatgagaccAATAAGAGGAATTCCTCTTTACAAGAATCAAGTTCTTGACCACTACTATTACTCATCTACCTCTccctctcctttcttcttcagtGAAGTCAATGGCCAACACGCTAGTCGTCGCATAATCACAAACCCTAATTGTAGTTATAATATTCACCACCGTAATCGGCGTCAAGCTCAGCCGCAACCGCCTAGATTCACGGCCAAACGAGGGGTAAGGGCTCCAAGGATGCGGTGGACGGCGACCCTTCATGCCCATTTTGTACACGCTGTTCAATTATTGGGTGGTCATGAAA GAGCAACCCCAAAATCAGTACTTGAACTGATGGATGTGCAAGATCTCACATTGGCTCATGTTAAATCCCATCTACAG ATGTATCGGACCATCAAATCTACTGAAAAACCTACAACGTCATCAG GGCAGTCAGATACTTGTGAGAATGGAACACAAGTAAACAGTGAGAGAGAAGCAAGGGATCTCCAAGGTCTTTGGAATAACTCCTCAAG TGAAGCTCGGTTCCATTTAAAGGCAAAGGCATCATCAGGTGTGGACATTTCATCCAATGAG AATATATGGAAGAATATTGATGGAAAATGTTCAAGCAACGAACGACTATCGTCGGATTCTTCAAGTCTCACAGGGACAAGACCAGAGACTGAAACTCCCAATCTGGATTTCACTTTAGCTACACCGAATCTTTCAGCTccttaa
- the LOC104731789 gene encoding homeobox-leucine zipper protein HDG4-like, with the protein METKDKKLMYGGDYQVMKSSEDVSYSDKIFGSTSSSSPTATIQNPNLKFTAFDNLNFPYMTPKEEEYGVMSMIGSGSGVSTGSGHYLVENTAIEHESPATKRSRSHRHTVHQIQEMEAVFEETSHPGENKRLRLSEELGLTPRQVKCWFQNKRTQTKAQQDRRANAMLKAENDTLKTESQDLQSSLQCLSCSSCGNNLRLENTRLRQELDRLRRIVSMRNTPPPSQEIACFFPETDSNNNNDVLIAEEEKAIAMELAVSCCQELIIMCDINEPLWTKKRLDNESVCLNEEEYKKMFLWPPTDDDDRFRREASRAKAVVMMNSMTLAKAFLDADQWSELFCPIVSSAKVIQIISSKVSGTDGSFLLMYAGLQVVSPLLPTREGYFLRYVERKGKKVKWIIVDFPIESFRGFVKPASTAATTTIGLYRRKPSGCIIQEMANGYSEVTWVEHVEVEEKQEQDEVVREYVKSGVAFGAERWLAVLKRQCERMASLMATKITDLGVIPSVAARKNLMKLSQRMVKTFCLNISNSYGQASTKDTVRIVTRKVSDGFVPCAVSVTYLPYSHHKVFDLLRDNQRLSQLEILFNGSSFQEVAHIANGSHLGNCISLLRINMESNTWHNVELMLQETCTDNSGSLLVFSTVDADAVQLAMNGKDPSNIPLLPVGFSVVPVNPSDGVEGTSVNLPSCLLTVAMQVLGTSAADAKLDLSTVSAINNRICATVNRITSALVNDVGN; encoded by the exons atggAAACGAAAGACAAAAAATTAATGTACGGAGGAGATTATCAAGTGATGAAGTCAAGCGAAGATGTTTCATATTCCGACAAGATTTTCGGTTCaacctcttcttcgtctccgaCAGCAACaatccaaaaccctaatctcaagTTTACCGCTTTCGATAACCTTAATTTCCCTTACATGACACCG aaagaagaagagtacgGGGTGATGAGCATGATCGGAAGCGGGTCGGGTGTGTCAACCGGGTCGGGCCATTACCTGGTGGAGAATACTGCAATCGAACATGAGTCTCCTGCTACTAAGAGGAGTCGTTCCCATAGACACACTGTTCATCAGATTCAAGAAATGGAAGC AGTGTTTGAAGAAACTTCTCATCCGGGTGAAAACAAAAGATTGAGATTAAGTGAAGAACTTGGTCTCACGCCTCGACAAGTCAAGTGTTGGTTTCAAAACAAACGTACCCAAACCAAG GCACAACAAGACAGAAGAGCTAATGCAATGCTAAAAGCAGAGAACGATACTCTTAAAACTGAGAGTCAAGATCTTCAGTCCAGTCTACAATGCCTCTCTTGCTCTTCTTGTGGCAACAACCTCCGCCTTGAAAACACCCGCCTCCGCCAAGAG CTTGATCGGTTACGCCGCATTGTTTCAATGAGGAACACTCCTCCTCCTTCACAAGAGATTGCCTGTTTCTTCCCGGAGACTGATAGCAACAACAATAACGACGTGTTgattgcagaagaagaaaaggctaTTGCGATGGAACTTGCAGTTTCTTGCTGTCAAGAATTAATTATCATGTGTGATATCAATGAGCCCTTGTGGACTAAGAAGAGATTAGACAATGAGAGTGTGTGTCTTAACGAGGAAGAGTATAAGAAGATGTTCTTATGGCCTCCAacggatgatgatgatcgttTTCGCAGAGAAGCTTCAAGAGCTAAAGCAGTTGTCATGATGAACAGCATGACCCTCGCCAAAGCATTCCTTGATGCT GATCAATGGTCAGAACTGTTCTGTCCGATAGTGTCAAGCGCCAAAGTGATTCAGATCATATCTTCTAAAGTTTCTGGAACAGATGGTTCTTTTCTTCTG ATGTATGCAGGGTTACAAGTAGTATCTCCATTACTACCAACAAGAGAAGGTTACTTTCTTCGATATGTGGAGCGAAAGGGGAAAAAGGTAAAATGGATAATTGTAGATTTCCCGATCGAAAGCTTCCGCGGTTTTGTCAAACCAGCTTCAActgctgctactactactattGGACTATACCGGAGAAAACCTTCTGGTTGCATCATTCAAGAAATGGCTAACGGATACTCTGAGGTCACATGGGTAGAGCACGTGGAAGTAGAAGAGAAGCAAGAACAGGACGAGGTGGTTAGAGAGTATGTGAAGAGTGGTGTAGCCTTTGGCGCTGAACGGTGGCTAGCTGTGTTGAAGAGACAGTGTGAAAGGATGGCTAGTCTCATGGCTACAAAAATCACTGACCTTGGAG tgatACCTTCTGTAGCAGCGAGGAAGAACTTGATGAAGCTGTCACAGAGAATGGTGAAAACATTTTGCCTGAACATAAGCAATTCGTACGGACAAGCATCAACTAAGGACACAGTGAGAATCGTAACCAGGAAAGTTAGTGATGGTTTTGTTCCTTGTGCCGTGTCAGTCACGTATCTTCCTTATTCTCATCACAAAGTCTTTGATCTTCTCCGTGACAATCAACGTCTCTCTCAg CTGGAGATCTTGTTCAATGGGAGTTCATTTCAAGAAGTTGCTCATATCGCTAATGGATCTCATCTTGGAAACTGCATCTCTCTTCTTCGGATCAAT ATGGAGAGCAACACATGGCATAATGTAGAGTTGATGCTCCAAGAAACTTGCACCGATAACTCCGGCAGTCTCCTCGTGTTCTCCACCGTCGACGCCGACGCAGTTCAGCTCGCTATGAACGGCAAGGATCCTTCTAACATCCCTCTTTTGCCCGTTGGGTTCTCTGTTGTTCCAGTGAATCCATCCGATGGCGTCGAGGGCACGTCTGTCAATTTGCCTTCGTGCTTGCTCACCGTTGCGATGCAGGTCTTGGGGACCTCCGCCGCCGATGCAAAACTCGATCTTTCCACCGTATCCGCCATCAACAACCGTATTTGCGCCACTGTCAACCGTATCACATCCGCGCTGGTGAACGACGTCGGTAATTAG
- the LOC104731788 gene encoding defensin-like protein 306, producing the protein MQKATLIIIGFILFSTCTQILAQSCNNDSDCTNLNCATKNHIKCEQNKCQCINERYLRVISVKPRCNVQSCIDLCKSKGEVIYVCITYRCYCRKPPM; encoded by the exons ATGCAGAAAGCGACTTTGATAATTATCGGTTTTATACTTTTCTCAACAT GTACGCAAATTCTTGCACAATCTTGCAACAACGACTCTGATTGCACTAATCTAAACTGTGCAACAAAGAACCACATCAAGTGTGAGCAGAACAAGTGTCAATGCATTAATGAAAGATACCTCCGCGTGATATCCGTTAAGCCAAGGTGTAATGTCCAATCGTGCATTGACTTGTGCAAATCAAAAGGCGaagttatatatgtttgtatcaCATACCGTTGTTATTGTCGCAAACCTCCAATGTGA
- the LOC109125202 gene encoding BOI-related E3 ubiquitin-protein ligase 1-like, with product MEGFIDRQRTLSELFQTAPNVVSTGLRLSHEQSQNHQDQFLSSFSMLPGELAGEMKRQRYELDSFIQTQGEELRRTLADNRERRYVELLCVTEELVGRKVREKEAELERATRRHAELQARAAHLAEEARNWQLRASTREAEVSALQAHLQQVIASRRDITAKQSTNGGGDDDAEEAAEDAESVYLDPERTEMIGPSCRICRREYATVMALPCRHLVLCNGCDGGAVRVCPICLAVKIAGVEVLFS from the exons atggAGGGATTTATTGATAG ACAAAGGACNTTGAGTGAGTTGTTCCAGACAGCGCCTAATGTGGTTTCCACTGGTCTTCGATTATCTCATGAGCAGTCACAGAATCATCAAgatcagtttctttcttctttttctatgcTTCCCGGAGAACTCGCCGGAGAAATGAAACGACAAAGATATGAATTAGACAGTTTCATTCAGACACAG GGTGAGGAGCTGCGACGTACGTTAGCGGATAACAGAGAGAGGCGCTACGTAGAGCTATTGTGCGTGACGGAGGAGTTAGTTGGACGGAAGGTGAGAGAAAAAGAAGCGGAGTTGGAAAGAGCCACGCGCCGTCACGCTGAGCTACAGGCGCGTGCAGCTCATCTCGCGGAAGAGGCGCGAAACTGGCAGTTAAGAGCGTCGACGCGGGAAGCCGAGGTGTCCGCGTTACAGGCTCATCTCCAACAAGTCATAGCGAGCCGCCGTGATATTACGGCGAAACAGAGTACGAACGGAGGCGGCGACGACGACGCGGAGGAAGCCGCCGAAGACGCCGAATCGGTGTACCTGGATCCGGAGCGGACAGAAATGATCGGACCTAGTTGTAGGATTTGCCGGCGGGAATATGCGACGGTGATGGCATTGCCGTGTCGACATTTAGTTCTATGTAACGGTTGCGACGGCGGGGCAGTGCGAGTCTGTCCGATTTGCCTCGCCGTGAAAATAGCCGGTGTCgaggttttattttcttga
- the LOC104731786 gene encoding binding partner of ACD11 1-like, producing the protein MSMTSVKVSNVSLGATDRDLKEFFSFSGDILYLEMQSETERTKLAYVTFKDLQGAETAVLLSGATIVDSSVIVTMAPDYHLSPEALASLERKDSNKSPRAGDSVLRKAEDVVSSMLAKGFILGKDAIAKAKSVDEKHQLTSTASAKVASFDKKIGFTDKINTGTVVVGEKVREVDQKYQVSEKTKSAIAAAEQTVSNAGSAIMKNRYVLTGATWVTGAYNRVAKVAEEVGQKAKEKAGMAEEEDKRKVVDEFARVHLSESPKAASSTQEAEHDLKPSEFSEAKKESEHLEPQPQPLRQQSPPSTAPVTAPAPTPAPTPAQP; encoded by the exons ATGTCG ATGACTTCTGTCAAAGTGAGCAATGTGTCTCTAGGAGCAACTGACCGAGACCTCAAggagtttttttccttttctggtGATATTCTGTACCTCGAGATGCAGAG CGAAACTGAACGGACTAAGTTGGCGTATGTTACTTTCAAGGATTTACAAGGAGCTGAAACTGCTGTTCTTCTCTCG GGAGCTACCATTGTTGATTCTTCAGTTATTGTCACTATGGCCCCGGATTACCACTTATCCCCGGAGGCTTTAGCTTCCTTA gAACGCAAGGACAGCAACAAATCCCCCAGGGCAGGTGACTCTGTGTTGAGAAAAGCTGAAGATGTTGTGAGCAGCATGCTTGCAAAGGGCTTTATACTGGGAAAAGATGCCATAGCCAAAGCCAAGAGTGTTGATGAGAAACACCAGCTAACATCTACTGCATCTGCCAAAGTCGCATCTTTTGACAAGAAGATCGGTTTCACGGATAAGATCAACACTGGCACAGTTGTTGTGGGTGAAAAGGTCAGGGAAGTTGATCAGAAGTACCAAGTCTCGGAGAAAACCAAATCAGCAATCGCTGCTGCTGAGCAGACAGTGAGCAATGCAGGTTCAGCTATAATGAAGAACCGGTATGTTCTCACAGGTGCTACATGGGTCACTGGAGCCTACAACAGAGTGGCTAAAGTTGCTGAAGAAGTTGGACAAAAGGCTAAAGAGAAAGCTGGTATGGCTGAAGAAGAGGACAAGAGGAAAGTGGTTGATGAGTTTGCTAGAGTTCACTTGTCTGAGTCACCAAAGGCTGCATCATCAACACAGGAAGCCGAACATGATTTGAAACCCTCTGAATTTTCTGAAGCAAAGAAAGAGTCTGAACATCTCGAGCCACAACCGCAGCCGCTGCGGCAACAATCTCCTCCATCTACAGCTCCGGTTACGGCTCCGGCTCCTACTCCGGCTCCTACTCCGGCTCAACCTTGA
- the LOC104731790 gene encoding probable transcription factor KAN3 isoform X2, translated as MELFPSQPDLYLKISRRREEEEEEEEEEEEEKENQEQEQEVERRLLGFRSKASDSDRESSGNLIHALQFTSSKSEPIKTDNNQEHNESLDQDLRSMLMMRPIRGIPLYKNQVLDHYYYSSTSPSPFFFSEVNGQHASRRIITNPNCSYNIHHRNRRQAQPQPPRFTAKRGVRAPRMRWTATLHAHFVHAVQLLGGHERATPKSVLELMDVQDLTLAHVKSHLQMYRTIKSTEKPTTSSGQSDTCENGTQVNSEREARDLQGLWNNSSSEARFHLKAKASSEYMEEY; from the exons ATGGAGCTATTTCCTTCACAACCTGACTTGTACTTGAAAAtcagcagaagaagagaagaagaagaagaagaagaagaagaagaagaagaagaaaaagaaaatcaagaacaagaacaagaagttgaAAGGAGATTATTAGGGTTTCGGAGTAAAGCCTCAGATTCAGACAGAGAGTCTTCTGGCAACCTCATCCACGCCCTCCAGTTCACATCTTCAAAGAGTGAACCCATCAAGACTGATAATAATCAAGAACACAACGAATCTCTCGATCAAGACTTGCgatctatgttgatgatgagaccAATAAGAGGAATTCCTCTTTACAAGAATCAAGTTCTTGACCACTACTATTACTCATCTACCTCTccctctcctttcttcttcagtGAAGTCAATGGCCAACACGCTAGTCGTCGCATAATCACAAACCCTAATTGTAGTTATAATATTCACCACCGTAATCGGCGTCAAGCTCAGCCGCAACCGCCTAGATTCACGGCCAAACGAGGGGTAAGGGCTCCAAGGATGCGGTGGACGGCGACCCTTCATGCCCATTTTGTACACGCTGTTCAATTATTGGGTGGTCATGAAA GAGCAACCCCAAAATCAGTACTTGAACTGATGGATGTGCAAGATCTCACATTGGCTCATGTTAAATCCCATCTACAG ATGTATCGGACCATCAAATCTACTGAAAAACCTACAACGTCATCAG GGCAGTCAGATACTTGTGAGAATGGAACACAAGTAAACAGTGAGAGAGAAGCAAGGGATCTCCAAGGTCTTTGGAATAACTCCTCAAG TGAAGCTCGGTTCCATTTAAAGGCAAAGGCATCATCAG AATATATGGAAGAATATTGA
- the LOC104731792 gene encoding peroxidase 41-like, whose protein sequence is MSLHIRVLFLVLVFVPFISSAPPPNLTKDYYQKTCPDFSKIVRETVTPKQGQQPTTAGGTLRLFFHDCFLEGCDASVLIATNSFNKAERDDDLNESLPGDAFDIVTRIKTALELSCPGVVSCADILAQATRDLVTMVGGPFYEVKLGRKDGRESKAHKVKGNLPQVNQSVPDMLSIFKKNGFTLKELVALSGGHTIGVSHCKEFSNRIFPKVDPGLDARFAGVLKNLCKNYTTNKTMAAFLDPVTPAKFDNMYFKNLKRGLGLLASDQILFKDTSTRPFVELYANNQTAFFEDFARAMEKLGTVGVKGEGDGEVRRRCDHFNNLNV, encoded by the coding sequence ATGTCTTTGCATATTCGTGTTCTCTTCCTCGTCCTAGTCTTCGTCCCGTTTATAAGTTCGGCACCACCTCCAAATTTAACGAaagattattaccaaaaaacatGTCCCGATTTTAGTAAAATCGTACGTGAAACCGTGACACCAAAGCAAGGTCAGCAGCCGACGACAGCTGGTGGAACGCTCCGTCTCTTTTTCCATGATTGTTTCTTGGAAGGATGCGATGCTTCTGTCCTAATCGCTACAAATTCTTTCAACAAAGCCGAACGCGACGATGACCTCAACGAGTCACTCCCGGGAGATGCGTTCGACATTGTGACACGCATCAAAACCGCTCTTGAATTGTCCTGTCCCGGTGTGGTGTCTTGCGCAGACATCCTGGCTCAGGCCACACGTGACCTTGTCACAATGGTTGGTGGGCCTTTCTATGAAGTCAAATTGGGCCGTAAAGATGGTCGTGAGTCGAAAGCCCATAAAGTCAAAGGAAATCTACCTCAAGTGAACCAGTCCGTCCCCGACATGTTATCGATATTCAAGAAGAATGGTTTCACTCTAAAGGAGTTGGTTGCGTTAAGCGGAGGGCATACGATCGGAGTCTCACACTGCAAAGAATTCAGCAACCGTATATTCCCGAAGGTTGATCCAGGACTCGACGCGCGATTCGCAGGCGTTCTTAAAAATCTATGCAAAAACTACACGACCAACAAGACGATGGCAGCGTTTCTCGATCCGGTTACGCCGGCAAAATTCGATAATATGTATTTCAAGAACTTGAAACGAGGGCTTGGACTGCTAGCTTCGGACCAAATCTTGTTTAAAGACACTAGCACGAGACCGTTTGTGGAACTATATGCGAATAATCAGACGGCTTTCTTCGAGGATTTTGCACGTGCCATGGAGAAACTAGGCACAGTTGGTGTTAAAGGCGAAGGAGATGGAGAGGTGAGACGCAGATGCGATCACTTCAACAATCTTAACGTATAA